The following proteins come from a genomic window of Streptomyces sp. NBC_00539:
- a CDS encoding helix-turn-helix domain-containing protein, with protein sequence MEHAQWVGIGEAAALAGTTPNAIRHLHRSGLLPEPERGPGERRRYGYEDVVRILWVRGMTELGTPPAEVRAAMEAAAAGRGDLLTELEASLERHRERARMLLSTVRRLRACGSDLRLVPSSPPSPARAHRTTALHPRLQAEQRRLELEIEVLSDPQFPPDDPRVVELAHDFSVHLLALEAAERAADFPEPDFIDSPPAPTAPLPASLPLPPTMSPALSRLARLLTGHPETG encoded by the coding sequence ATGGAACACGCCCAGTGGGTCGGGATCGGCGAAGCCGCCGCCCTGGCCGGTACGACGCCGAACGCCATCCGGCACCTGCACCGGAGCGGGCTGCTGCCGGAGCCCGAGCGGGGCCCGGGCGAGCGGCGCAGGTACGGGTACGAGGACGTCGTCCGGATCCTGTGGGTGCGGGGGATGACCGAACTGGGGACGCCGCCGGCCGAGGTGCGGGCGGCCATGGAGGCCGCGGCGGCCGGGCGGGGCGACCTGCTGACGGAGCTGGAGGCGTCGCTGGAGCGGCACCGGGAGCGTGCCCGGATGCTCCTGTCGACGGTACGCCGCCTGCGGGCGTGCGGGAGCGACCTGCGACTGGTGCCGTCCTCGCCCCCCTCGCCGGCGAGGGCGCACCGCACGACCGCCCTGCACCCGCGGCTGCAGGCGGAGCAGCGGCGGCTGGAGCTGGAGATCGAGGTGCTCTCCGACCCGCAGTTCCCGCCGGACGACCCCCGCGTCGTCGAGCTGGCCCACGACTTCTCGGTCCACCTGCTGGCCCTGGAGGCGGCGGAACGCGCGGCGGACTTCCCGGAGCCGGACTTCATCGACTCCCCGCCCGCCCCCACCGCCCCACTGCCGGCCTCTCTGCCCCTCCCACCCACCATGTCCCCGGCCCTGTCCCGCCTGGCCCGGCTCCTCACGGGCCACCCGGAAACCGGCTGA
- a CDS encoding alpha/beta hydrolase, with protein MPTHALRVTAAAAVTAALLTASACSSGDGKEKDKSTSGSNAPKALEWGACDAPTAAEGGGQAPGKDWQCATLDVPLDYAKPEGETIQLALIRAKARDKDKRIGSLLFNFGGPGGSGITTLPGAAKEYEALRSRYDLVSFDPRGVGRSAPVRCENDRQLDAYYASDSTPATPQQEKTFVDNIQRYRQACEQNSGKILPYVGTENAARDMDRIRQALGDEKLNYFGISYGTELGGVYAHLFPKNVGRAVFDAVVDPSQTSEQGALGQAKGFQLALGNFAQDCVNRGDACRLQGSTAKEVEQNVTRLQKKLAAKPIPGLPGRQLTDSAATNGIAQALYSKELWPLLEQGLDEAEGGQGQLLMALSDALNGRDQQGRYSNIGAANTAINCADSKQRFTLEQTKSKLPQFRSASPVFGDFLGWALMSCTDWPVAGAWDTPDVSARGSAPILVIGNTGDPATPYEGARKMVERLGPGVGVELTYKGQGHGAYNSGDPCVQQATNAYLLDGKVPGAGKVCTPGENPSGRPSLPEQPDDA; from the coding sequence ATGCCGACACACGCACTGCGGGTCACCGCCGCCGCAGCCGTCACCGCCGCGCTGCTCACCGCCAGCGCCTGTTCCTCCGGCGACGGCAAGGAGAAGGACAAGTCGACCTCAGGCAGCAACGCCCCCAAGGCCCTGGAATGGGGGGCGTGCGACGCCCCCACCGCCGCCGAGGGCGGCGGGCAGGCCCCCGGCAAGGACTGGCAGTGCGCCACCCTCGACGTACCCCTCGATTACGCGAAACCCGAGGGAGAAACGATTCAGCTGGCCCTGATCCGTGCCAAGGCGCGCGACAAGGACAAGCGCATCGGCTCCCTCCTCTTCAACTTCGGCGGCCCCGGCGGCTCCGGCATCACCACCCTCCCGGGCGCAGCCAAGGAGTACGAGGCACTGCGCTCCCGCTACGACCTGGTCAGCTTCGACCCGCGCGGCGTGGGCCGCAGCGCCCCCGTGCGCTGCGAGAACGACCGGCAGCTGGACGCGTACTACGCCTCGGACTCCACGCCCGCGACACCGCAGCAGGAGAAGACGTTCGTCGACAACATCCAGCGGTACCGGCAGGCCTGCGAGCAGAACTCCGGCAAGATCCTCCCCTACGTCGGCACCGAGAACGCCGCCCGCGACATGGACCGGATCCGCCAGGCGCTCGGCGACGAGAAGCTGAACTACTTCGGCATCTCCTACGGGACCGAACTCGGCGGGGTCTACGCCCACCTCTTCCCGAAGAACGTCGGCCGGGCCGTCTTCGACGCCGTCGTGGACCCGAGCCAGACCTCGGAGCAGGGGGCGCTCGGCCAGGCCAAGGGCTTCCAGTTGGCGCTCGGCAACTTCGCGCAGGACTGCGTGAACCGCGGTGACGCCTGCCGCCTCCAGGGCAGCACCGCGAAGGAGGTCGAGCAGAACGTCACCCGGCTCCAGAAGAAGCTGGCGGCCAAGCCGATCCCCGGTCTCCCCGGCCGGCAGCTCACCGATTCCGCCGCCACCAACGGCATCGCCCAGGCGCTCTACTCCAAGGAGCTCTGGCCCCTGCTGGAACAGGGGCTGGACGAGGCCGAGGGCGGGCAGGGGCAGTTGCTGATGGCGCTGTCGGACGCCCTCAACGGCCGTGACCAGCAGGGCCGCTACAGCAACATCGGCGCGGCGAACACGGCGATCAACTGCGCCGACTCCAAGCAGCGCTTCACGCTGGAGCAGACCAAGTCGAAGCTCCCGCAGTTCCGTTCGGCCTCGCCCGTCTTCGGAGACTTCCTCGGCTGGGCGCTGATGAGCTGCACGGACTGGCCGGTCGCGGGCGCCTGGGACACCCCGGACGTCTCCGCCCGCGGATCCGCCCCGATCCTGGTGATCGGCAACACCGGCGACCCGGCTACCCCGTACGAGGGCGCGCGCAAGATGGTGGAGCGGCTCGGCCCCGGCGTCGGCGTGGAGCTGACGTACAAGGGCCAGGGGCACGGCGCGTACAACAGCGGCGACCCGTGCGTGCAGCAGGCGACGAACGCCTACCTGCTGGACGGGAAGGTGCCGGGCGCGGGCAAGGTCTGCACCCCCGGTGAGAACCCGTCGGGCCGGCCGTCGCTGCCGGAGCAGCCGGACGACGCCTGA